CTGGGCTTCGTGCCTCAGATGCTGGTGCTGTTCCTGATGCTGGCTTTTCTGGAGGCCTGCGGCTATATGGCCCGTATCGCCTTCGTTCTGGACCGTGTGTTCCGCAAGTTCGGCCTGTCCGGTAAGTCCTTCATCCCCATGCTCATCGGCGTGGGCTGCGGCGTACCCGGCATCATGGCCTCCCGTACCATCGAAAATGAGCGTGACCGCCGCATGACCATCATGACCACCACGTTCATCCCCTGCGGCGCCAAGGTCCCCTTCATCGCCATGATCGCCGGCGCCATCTTCGGCGGCAGCGCATGGGTTTCCACCTCCGCTTACTTCATCGGCATGGCCGCCATCATCGTCTCCGGCATTATGCTGAAAAAGACCAAGATGTTCGCCGGCGACCCCGCTCCCTTTGTCATGGAGCTGCCTGCCTACCACTGGCCCACTCTGGGCAACGTTCTGCGCTCCATGTGGGAGCGTGGCTGGTCCTTCATCAAGAAGGCCGGTACCATCATTCTGCTGTCCACCATTTTCGTGTGGTTCACCACATACTTCGGCTGGGTGGACGGCACCTTCCGTATGCTGGATGAGTCCGAGATCGACTCCTCCATTCTGGCTGCCATCGGCGGCGCCATCTGCTGGATCTTCAAGCCCCTGGGCTGGGGCAACTGGCAGGCGACCGTGGCCTCCATCACCGGTCTGGTGGCTAAGGAGAACATCGTGGGTACGCTGGGTATCCTGTATGGCGGCGGCGACGGCACCGTGTACCAGAACATCGCTCAGGCCTTCACCGGCATCACCGGTTACAGCTTCCTGGTGTTCAACCTCCTGTGCGCCCCCTGCTTCGCCGCCATCGGCGCCATCAAGCGTGAGATGAACAACCACAAGTGGACTTGGTTCGCCATCGGCTATCAGTGCGGCTTCGCCTATCTCGTCGGCCTGATGATCAACCAGTTCGGCAACGCCTTCACCGGCAGCCTGAACATCATCGGCCTGATCGCTGCTCTGGCTGCGCTGGCCATGATCGTCTATATGCTGGTGCGCCCCTACAAGGAGGCCACCAAGCTCAGCGCCAAGGTGTAAGCAGCCGATCCATCTTTTCACATCGGTACGCAAGGCCAGCGGTTCCGTCTCCTTCGGGAGACGGGACCCACGCCGCCCCTTCGGACCCATGTCTGAAGATGCTGCAAGTATCTTGAATTTTCCAAGTATGTCAGAAAAGGAGTGAGTTTCCATGCTGCAATGGATCAACGAGAATGTAGGCACCATTTTGATTTGTATAGGACTCATCGTCATCGTAGCGTTGATCGTCCGGAGCCTGATCCGGCAGAAAAAACAGGGGAAGTCCTCCTGCGGGGCCGGATGCGCCCACTGCGCCATGCACGGCCAGTGCCATAAGGACTGACGGGCGCAGAAAATGCCATAAGGGAAGGGACACGGAAGCACCCCGTGTCCCTTCCCTTATGCGCTCTCCTGTATGCTGCGGGCGTCCCTCTCGGCGCAAGACAATGGAGTGGGGCAGGAGAGGGCCTTTCCCACGGGAGAGACCCTCTGCTGATTCTAACAAGGGCGGATCACAGTCTGTAAACGGCGCATCACGGCCCGCAGGTGGCAGATAAAAGGCGGGACCCGTAAGGGTCCCGCCTTTTCGCTTATGCGCTTATGCCTTGCGGCGGGTGGTCATGCGTCGGAAGATTTTCCCTTATCCCCGGCGCTTCTTGCCAACCAGCAGGGCCGCACCGGCCATGGCCGTGATCCCCATCAGGGAGACCCACAGCACCAGACGGCTCTCGTCGCCGGTGGCGGGCTTGGTGGGATCGGTGGGCTGGCCGGGTTTACCGGGCTGATCGGGCTTGCCGGGCTCCACGGGATTCAGCTCAGCGCCGCAGGTATCACACTTGCCGTCCTTGTCCGCATCCGTATGACCGGTGGCGGGGAGCACACGGGTCTCCGTCTCGCCGCAGGGGCAGGTGCGGGTCTCCACGCCGTCCCCGGTGCAGGTGGCGGGAGTGGTGACCTCCCACTCACCGAACTGGTGGGTGTGGGCGGTGCAGATGATGTCGGCACGGTTGCTGATGCGGATACGGGGCGCCATAGCGGTGCCGTCAGCCAGCACGAAGGTGTTGTCGTAGGAGGCCAGACCCGTGGCGGAGATCTCGCAGCCCGGTGCCAGGTTCTTCACCTCGTCGTTGGGGCAGATGTAACCGTCGATGAACACACGGGACACCACACCGGCGCTGTCACGAACCAGAATGGTCTGCACCAGACCGTTGGCCATCTCGATGCCCACCACATAGCCCTTCAGGGTGATGAGCTGGCCCAGCACGGAGCCGTCGTTGACCTGGGTGGAGGTGACCTCTCTGGGGGTCACGGCCTCACCCTCGCCCAGCTTGACGATGTCGGTGACGGCCAGCTGGTGCTCACCCTGATAGGAGCTGGTGGTGCCGGACACACGCACCCGGTCGCCGATCTTGAAGCCGCCGGCCACAGGGAAGCAGTTGATGCCGCCGGTCTCGTCCTGCACATAGATGCAGTCGAAGAAGGCCGTCTCCTTGTCGTAGCCGGAGGCGTTGGAGGTGACCACACCCTCAATGGTGTACTTGTAGCCATCCTCGGTCTGGGCCTGCACCTCGGCGATGGGCGTGATCTGCACGGGGTTGATGAGCTGCAGCAGATTCTCGCAGATCTTGTAGTTGGAGTAGTTCTTCTCGGAGCCGTTGTCGCTGATGCTGGCCTGCACCTCAAAGTTGGACATGAAGGCCGCACCGGAGACCACCACCATGCCACGGCCCTCCAGCTGCTCGGTAGCCATGACCATCAGGCGGCTGTCGTTTTCGGCAAAGGCATACTTGGGCGTACCGGCGCCGCCCAGACCGTCCTGATCCACGTCCACAGAGTAGGTGGTGGCATGGCCATACACCACGGGGGACACGGTGGCGGGCAGAACGGAGGTGGCGTTGCCGCTTGCGTCCACGGCATAGATGGAAGCGCCGCCGTAGTGGCTGAAGCGCTCGGTGTAGAGCTTGTCATAGGGATGGTCGGGATCGACCTCCACGCCGTCCATCAGGGGGTTGTCCATGTTGTAGGAGCTGAAGTACAGCCGCCACTTATCCACGCCGTCGGCGGCGCTGCGAACGTCGTCATAGGTGGCGTCGTCGCTGATGCGGAGGCTGGAGCCCAGGGCCGCCAGCACCTCATTCTGGGTGGCTGCCATGTGCTTGATGGCGGGGTTGCTCTGAATGACGTCGTAGTTCTCGTAGTTGTCGGACCAGCCCGCCAGAATGACGGTGCCTCCGGCTGCGTTGAAGGCGTCGATGGCCGCCAGCTCGTCAGCGCTGTACGTCTTGGGATCGGCCTGAGCGGCCTCCAGACGGCGGCTGGGAGCGGTGAGGATCAGAGCCTTGAACTTGGGATTGCTGCAGGCGGCAATAAGCTCCTCGCTGGAGTTCAGCTGCACGGTCCGGACGCTGTATTCAGCGGCCAGATTGCTGAAGTTGCCCATGGAATCCTTATAGTTGCCCGCCACATACTCGTTGTAGTGGGAAGCGTCGATGCCGATGTACACCAGCGCATCCGCATTGAGCACATCCAGATCGATGGTCTTGGTGAAGGTGTACTCCTTGCCGTTCTGCTCCACCACGGCGGTGACCTGAACGGTGAACACACGGGCGGCGGTGGGGGTGTAGTGGAAGGAGACATCCAGCGTGCTGCTCTTGCCCAGCGTGTAGCCCTTGTCGCCCTCGCCCTTATCCACGCCGATGACGGTGCCGCCGATGGTGTAGGTCAGGGACTTGATGGTGGCGTCGGTGTCCTCGCTGTTGAAGAGGGTGGTGGTCAGGGTCAGCTCCTCGTCGGTGACGGGAGTGGCGGTGCCGCAGACCATGTTGGAGATGCCCAGCTTCAGGCTCTCACCCACCCACACGGGGGAGGTGACCGCCAGATCGCCGTCACCCTCGGTGACACGGATGAAATAGTAGCTGTAATCCGGATCCAGCGTCACGGACAGGCTGCCCTGATTCAGCTCGGCGGGGTCGGACCAGGTGTGGACCACCTTGCCGGAGTTGACCACCACCTCCACCTTGGAGATGGAGTCGCTCTTGTCGGGATCGTTGACGGTGACCCCCAGATTCAGCTTCTCGGGGACCTCGGTGATGCTGGAGCCCATCATCTGACCGTTGACGGTGTAGCCCAGCTCCAGGTTCTTATCCTCGGTGGCGTACATCCGCAGGGCCCGGATGGCCTCGTAGATGCCATCTTCGGTGAAGTTGTCGGTGAGGATAACGTCACGGGCGTCGTTGGCATTGCCCCAGCGGCCCTTGTGGTTGTCCTGGTTGTTGGTGGGAGCCAGATGCCAGCCCTTATCCAGCGCCATGATGTACTGCTCATAGCTGGGATAGTAGCCGCCGGCGCCGATCTGGCCCTCGCCGTTACCCACCTCCACCATATACATACGGCTGTCAATGACGGGATCCCAGTAGGAGAAGTCACTGAAGTTGCCGAAGGTGGTGCCGGGATGGTTGAACTGGCTGATGGAGTCCACGCCCTCGGCCTGACTCAGCAGAGCGTAGTAGGCCTTCATACCGGCGTCGTCGGTCTTGTTGTTGAGGGTGGTGTTGTTGCGGGAGACCACGCCGGGGGTGTTGAAGGTGTTGATGTGGCCGGGGCCGCCGGACCATGTCATCTCGAAGCCGCCCAGCGCCACGATGGAACCGGCGTTCTCGGCGTTGAAGGCGTCG
The genomic region above belongs to Vescimonas coprocola and contains:
- a CDS encoding FeoB-associated Cys-rich membrane protein, which gives rise to MLQWINENVGTILICIGLIVIVALIVRSLIRQKKQGKSSCGAGCAHCAMHGQCHKD